The following is a genomic window from Cervus canadensis isolate Bull #8, Minnesota chromosome 25, ASM1932006v1, whole genome shotgun sequence.
TACACTGTGGTGCACTTAACTTGTGGATTTTTTATACTAAAAATGTAGAATAAAGACTATTTTGAAGATTTGAATAAAGTGATGAAGTTGCATTACACCTCACTTCAAGGATTCTTTACTCAACTTGTTTTTAGACCTCTTCTGTATATAACATTTTTTATATCCCACCTAGAATTCAGATAAGTGctgctatcattttttttttcttttaatgaagtcTTTGAAATAAATGCAGGCAATTTGACCATTTTCATGAGTTCCATTCTAGATGTTtagctttttttcattttatttcctaagtGCTTTCAGGTTCTTAAAAGCCTATTAGGCCAGAAGAATTCAGAACATAAACTTAGAAATAAGGGAACAATTGAGTCTCCTCATTTGGAGgagtctcctcctgcccttaagtTTGACTTGAGGAAAATGTTTTTTAGTTTGACAACTTGTTAAGTTGTAAGTTGAGGGTAATCTTCGGTTTTTCCAAAATTCTGTTTGGAGAAATGCTGAAAACTGGAATATAAGTTGCTAAGATGAATTTCTCAACTCTTGGGTCTTACCTTGGGTGGACTTGAGCTTGAAAAATGAAGGCAATATAGTTAAGACCTTGAAGGAGATTTAGTTTAATTCCAAAGTAAACAATGCATGGAGAGTTAATGATTTCTACCAAAACACTGTACCTTTTAAATATGCCTCATTTTGAGATGGATGAAGTGAGATCCCAGAAGCCTCTCTGGCTTGATAGAAAGGGCACTGGTGGGAAAAGTCACAGGTTGTTCCTGCTTCCCTCTGTGTGCACACAGAATGGATCAGGGACATCCTGGCCCTTGCCAGGATGGAGGCTAAACAACTCACCTCCCAGGGTTTGTTTCTAATGACCCTCTTCTAGGACAAACTTCTCAGGACCATCTCTGTTGCAAACCTGTGAGATTGTTCTGGGAACTTCTGAAACTTCCCTGGGGCCCCCTTTGCTTGGGAGAAAACACAGGTAAGAGTTGAGTAAGCAaaaaatggacatgaacttgggcaaactctgggagacaaaggacagggaagcctggcatgctgcagttcatggggtcacagagagtcggacatgactgagaggctgaacaacaGAGCAGACTGTCAAAAGTTTGAGCAGAGATGAGTCAGAGTATAAAGATGGTGATGTCCGGCACATGAGAATCTGATTTCTGTATCAACAAATGATtttaattctaataaaaatagCATATGTCTGGATTGTTGGGGGATAAGGAGAGGAAGGGCTCAGATTAAGGGACGTGGCATGTTCATCAGGAGGGAGGTCTCCACGGTCTCCTGGCCCTGCTGGCCTGGCCTTTCTTTGTGGTGTCCCACCTCTGGGAATAATCAAGGGTACTCCTTCCACTCGGGTGGTCACTAGGTGACCAGGAAAGGGCAGAGGAGCATCCAGAGACCCCTGACTCTCTTCTTCCCTTCAGCCTGCGAAAAAAGTGAAGATGACTGGGCGTATACTCCAGCCAGTGTTGCCCAGTACGGCTCCATCTCACTCATGAGTCAGAAGCTGTGTGACAGGCCTGGCCAGAGACGTGAGCAGCTGGCTTCGTGTCCCCAGTCCATGGTGACAGTGATGCTGGCATTTAGGCCCGCGTCCTGGAAGCAGCTCAGGTCTACCCATATCAATGGATGCTCCTCACCGGTTTCAGGTAAAACTTTCACCTAATGAATAGTGTGTTAGCACTGGAACCTGGATAAGCTCCTGGGAACCTGGGAACTGGGAACCATTAGATGAAATATTCTTCCTTTTCCCTGCCCTTGGCTGAGTCATTCTCCATCAGGACAACGGCGCCGGGCTCGCCATCTGCGGGTTCGTAGGTGACGTAGCTGCCTTTGTTCTTGTACAGGTAAAAGAAGATCAAGATCACGACTGAGAGCAGGGTGAGGAAGACCACGGTGATAACAACttggaaaggagagggaaaatgcAGACATGTTTCAGGATTGGGGAGTCTCAGTAACTCTTGGGGTCCCCTGCTTTAGACAATTCCCTCACTCTTAATGAGGATCCTCCTGCTGTTAACTAGCGTCCACGTCCAAGTCCATATTCTCCCACCAAGCCCAACTTCCTTAGTATATGATATCCGGAGTCTCCTTGGGCTTAAGGACTTTTGATTTCTGTCAAAATGAACTCCCTCTCAACTAGTTCCTGATGATTACGATAGAAACAGGAAGGAGGGAAACAGGAAATCGCTTATCCCAACAGGAAGAGTTTTTAAATCCATAGCCTCCTGTAGGGGTTTCTGATCCCTCCCATCCTCTTTCTTACCACTCAACAAACCACACACATCCTCATCCCTACCCCCACACCCGACTGCAGCACCCATAGGCAGTGCATCTATTTGTGGCCACCTCCCAACCTCTCATTTACTGACAGTGCCTCTGATGTGAAGCCTCTATGAGTGTAACATAACTTACATGCCAAAGTGAACCCACTGATAGACTTGGTCTCTAGTTTGTGGTGCTGTTCTGTATAGGGAGAATCTTAGTCCATCACATTGGTTTCTTGGCTGTCTTTGGAGCAAGAGGGCCCCTGAGCTCAGAAGGCCCCTTGGATTTGACTCAGAGTCTTTGTTACCTGCAATGAGAGCTGTGCTGGCTTCAGCTTCTGAGGACTGGACCTCAGTGGCCTGTAGAATTGTGGTAGCCATCAGTTCTTCTGGAAAATTTAAcaaagtggaaaaggaaatagggTGGATTCTTTTGttctaaaatacatatttgtCCTTCAATTTCACCACCACCTCCCTTCTTCCCTATTCAAACTTTAATCATTTAACTCTTATAGGACATCTGTACAGAAAAACCTGGAGATTAGAGGAGAAAACAAACCACCACAGTGAACATTTTGATAGATTCCTCTCTGTCTAACATAGTTAAGAGTATGGGCTCTAAAATCTCctagtggtacagtggttaggactctgcacttgtAGTGCTGAGggcccggggtttgatccctggtcagggaactaagattctagaAATTGCACTGCCTGgcaaaaaaatatacacacacacaaacacacatatacatatacacccgcAAGGTTCAAATCTGAGCTCTATCTTTTACTAGCTGTGTCATTTTTGGAAAATTACCTAACCCATCTGTGCATCTGCAAACTGGTGATAATTACCTACTTTATAGGGTTGTTGTGACATGTAGTAATTCAATAAGGGTATGTTATTGTTAGgaatatacatttttacataaatgAGGTCAAATAatgaatgcatatatgtgtacatgtatttatattatacaaCACATGCATTTCTTTAATGTTCTTACAAACTCTTtgcaaacattatttaaaaataatgaaacatttcTCCTTCCCTTATTAAAACTCTTTTCTACACTGCCAGAGTAGGCCTTGCAATTGCAATTTGAAAGTTTTTGAAATAAGGCCTCTCCTATCCTAAAATATATCCCATACCTCCTCCTGCTATATTGGTCTATCCGTCCTTCAGAGCCTGGAAGTCCCACTTCTAAAAAGTCACTACCCAGGCTTCCGTTTCCATAAGAAGTCAGGAAGCCTTTCCGTTTTCTCCTAGTCAGCATTTTACCGTAGGgatccccaggtggcgctagtgctaaAAGAACTCacctcccaatgcaagagacttaggACACTCTGgctcgattcctggatcaggaagatcctctggaggagggcatggcaacccactccagtattcttgcctgaagaatcccatggacagaggagccttgtgggctacagcctatggggttgcaaggatttggacctgactgaagtgacttagcatgtacggGTTTGAAAGGTAACAGTTAAGGAAATATTACtggagactcccctggtggtccagtgcttaggaatccatctgccaatgcaggaggcatgggtttgatccctggtcccataagattccacatgcctcggggccacTAAGCCTttgtgctgcaattactgaagcccacatgccctagagcccgtgctctgcaagagaagccactgcactgccacgagagaggagcccccacttaCTGCAACTGgggaaagcctgcacacagcagtgaagacccaccacagccaaaatgaataactaaatgcagtaaacaataaataaacaaaaatttccattcctgctaacagacatttctttcaatgtctattaaaaaaaaaaaaagtaaatgtgacTGTGGAACAGAGATATCCCAGGGAAAATAGTCTGACTCACCCTGGAAGCACCCACAAGAGGCATCTCAACATGCTTTCAataatagttgttgtttagttgctaagttgtgtctgactctttcccaccccatggactgtagcccaccagcctcccctgtccatggaattctcccaagaatactggagtgggttgccatttcctcctccagggggtctttccgacccaggaattgaacctgggtctcctgcatcggcaggctgctgctttaccgctgaaccaccagggaagcccaaatagtaAGAGCAGCACTCGTTAACTCTCACCTTCTGCCAGGCATGTGCCAGGTACACTGGGGGTGAGCAAAACAGACACCATCTACCTTCACGGAGCTCAGCCTCCACCACACCAAGTTCACAGTTAAGAACTGTGATACAGGTGGCAAAGGCAACATGCAGGTGAGCATGTGGCAGAGGGGCTGAGAtagtcttcaggcaagaacagcCTCCCCAGAAGCAGGATTTGAGCTGCAAGCTGAAGCAGGGGTAGGAGTTTTCAGGGTGACAGGGGCGTGATATGGAGTACATCCTAGGCAGAGAGAAGAGCCTGCTCAAAGCTCTGAGACGAGAGGACttgaaggccagtgtggctggagcacagGGAGTGAGCCTGATTCCTATCTCGTCTGAGATAGGAATTCCACCCAGGACAAGGGAAATGAAGTCACCAGTGATAGTCTGGTGGGCCTGGGAGCAGTGCAAAGACAGGTCAATGGTGATGAAAGATTCTTTCACACAGGCCACAAGGAAAGCAGAGGTGGGCAGCCTGGATCGCCTCCCTCTCTCAGGGCCACACCAAACCCTTCTCCATCCATTCTCATTTGTAACCAATGGGAACTACATTAACCAGCTCTGCAGGGCTACTGGGAAGGCTAAATGAGAAAACATGTAGGCAAGCGTATACAGTAGCTactacttaaaatattatttaaggacttccctggtggttcagtggttaaaaatctgagcgccaacgcaggggacacaggttcatccctggtccaggaagattccactaagcccgtgtgccacatcTAATGAAGCCCATGCatagaaacaagagaagccacctcaatgaaaagcctgtgcactgcaataaagagaagcccctgct
Proteins encoded in this region:
- the LOC122427071 gene encoding small cell adhesion glycoprotein, whose protein sequence is MTSFPTTPPPPEELMATTILQATEVQSSEAEASTALIAVVITVVFLTLLSVVILIFFYLYKNKGSYVTYEPADGEPGAVVLMENDSAKGREKEEYFI